The Fundidesulfovibrio soli genomic interval GCGTTGATGTTGATGCCCAGGCGCTTGATCAGGGCCCGCTGCATCTCGGCCACGCGGACTTCCAGCATGACCTGCTGCACGCCGCCCACCTGCATGAGGTTGAGCACCTTGCCGTGGGCGGAGGCCATGGTCAGCACACGCTGCACGTTCAGCTCGTTCTTGACCGTGCCGGAGAGTGCGATGGCGTCGTTGGCCGAGCGCACCTCGATCCCCGGTTCGTCGGGCAGCACTTCCGCGATGAGCATCTTGAGCCGCTGGATGTCAGGGGAGACCTCCACGTCATACAGGCCGCGCACCTGGTTGTTGGCGTCCCACAGGGTCAAGTTGGTGACGCCCGTGCTCTTGGCGGCCACGTAGAGTTGGTTGGGCGGGATCAGCACGTAGTCGGCCACGTTGGGGTCGGCCACCGAGACGCGGGCGATATCCGCGGGACAACGGACAATGGCGGATTTGCCGGTGGTGATGCGGATGCGCTGGGCACCCTGGACCCGCGCTTCCGCCGCAAGGGCTTCGGGGCGGACGCTCAGGGCAGCGATGACCAGAATCAGGGCCAGCACGAGAAGAGTACGATGTGTGCGCTGCATGTGTTTCACTGCTTCTTCTTGAGGGTGGAGCCGTCCACGGCCATTTTCTCCACGGTTGTTCCCCGGATGGTCTCGATCATCCTGGGTTCGGCCTTCGCGCCTGTTGCGCTGTCCCCCCTGAAGGAGGCGAGGTTGGTCCTCACGTCGGCGCCCATGGTGTTGACCACGGCCTTGTCCAGGGGGTTGCGAAGGGCGAAATTCAATTGCCCCTGGTGCGCGGCGAGGGCCAGCTTCTCGCCGTCCTCCGGCGAAACCTCCAGGGTGTAGTGGTCGTAGGAGGCCTCTTCGGGCTGGCCTTTGACGTTGACCTTTTTTTCGGCTTCCGCGCCGGTGGCGAGCACCTTCACATCCTCAAGGACCACCTTGGTGACCTTGCTGTCCGTCTTGCCTTCGGTCTTGCCTTCGGCGGTCACCGTGCCGGACGGGACGTCCACGGTCATGAGCACGTCCACCCGTGAGCCGGGCAGGATGAGCCCGCCCATGCCCATCACCTTGTTGCCCTTCACGGCAACGGCGCGCATGCCCGGGCTGACCATGGCTTCCAGGCCGCCGGTCGTCCCCGGCGGGAAGAGCTTTGCGGAGGTGACGGGCTCGTTGCCGCCCAGGGGGACCATGAGCACACGGCCTTCCAGGTCCTTGAAGTCGGTGAAGCTGCCCTGGGGGACCGCATCGGCGAAGTAGGGGGCCATCTTGAGGCTGGAGGGGTCGAGCTTGGCGCCCCTTGGCAGGTCCGCCCTGGAGACGACGATGTCCGCCATGGGCTTCTGCGGCGTAACTTCGGCAGTATTGATCTTGGCCGTCCTGCTCTGCATCCAGAGCAGGACCAGGAAACCGGCCGCGAGAGACACGACCAAGGCCACGACGGCGTTGAGCAGGATGCGTCCTCGGTTCATGTCACGTCC includes:
- the cpaB gene encoding Flp pilus assembly protein CpaB; translated protein: MNRGRILLNAVVALVVSLAAGFLVLLWMQSRTAKINTAEVTPQKPMADIVVSRADLPRGAKLDPSSLKMAPYFADAVPQGSFTDFKDLEGRVLMVPLGGNEPVTSAKLFPPGTTGGLEAMVSPGMRAVAVKGNKVMGMGGLILPGSRVDVLMTVDVPSGTVTAEGKTEGKTDSKVTKVVLEDVKVLATGAEAEKKVNVKGQPEEASYDHYTLEVSPEDGEKLALAAHQGQLNFALRNPLDKAVVNTMGADVRTNLASFRGDSATGAKAEPRMIETIRGTTVEKMAVDGSTLKKKQ